One genomic segment of Pelagerythrobacter marensis includes these proteins:
- a CDS encoding site-specific DNA-methyltransferase, which yields MGVVETTKTRALRRAKPVAAPREFAPALPLGQILDGDCVEAMRRLPDASIDLVFADPPYNLQLGGDLNRPDGSHVDAVTDEWDRFDSFKTYDDFTRAWLTEAKRVLKPDGALWVIGSYHNIFRVGAILQDLGFWILNDVVWRKANPMPNFRGTRFTNAHETLIWASQGEKAKYHFNYRAMKTLNDELQMRSDWVLPICAGQERLKEGGHKIHPTQKPEALLYRVLLSTTERGDVVLDPFFGTGTTGAVARRLGREWIGCEREGTYRDAALKRISKELPLDESALTTMQSRKTAPKVAFGALVENGLIAPGTQVFDKKRRWTATVRADGSIAYGKQTGSIHGLGKDLQGAPSCNGWTFWHYEVEGEIKPIDAARQLYLLATED from the coding sequence ATGGGGGTCGTGGAGACGACGAAGACACGGGCGCTGCGCCGCGCGAAGCCGGTTGCCGCACCGCGCGAATTCGCGCCCGCGCTGCCGCTGGGGCAGATTCTGGACGGCGATTGTGTGGAGGCGATGCGTCGCCTGCCCGATGCCAGCATCGACCTCGTCTTCGCCGATCCGCCTTACAACCTGCAGCTCGGCGGCGATCTCAACCGCCCCGACGGTAGCCATGTCGACGCGGTGACCGACGAATGGGACCGGTTCGACAGTTTCAAGACTTATGACGATTTCACCCGTGCCTGGCTGACCGAGGCGAAGCGGGTGCTGAAGCCCGACGGCGCGCTGTGGGTGATCGGCAGCTATCACAACATCTTCCGCGTCGGCGCGATCCTGCAGGATCTGGGGTTCTGGATCCTGAACGACGTGGTCTGGCGCAAGGCCAACCCGATGCCCAATTTTCGCGGCACCCGCTTCACCAACGCGCACGAAACGCTGATCTGGGCGAGCCAGGGCGAAAAGGCGAAGTATCACTTCAACTACCGCGCGATGAAGACGCTCAACGACGAACTGCAGATGCGCAGCGACTGGGTCCTGCCGATCTGCGCGGGCCAGGAACGGCTGAAGGAAGGCGGGCACAAGATCCACCCGACGCAGAAGCCGGAGGCGCTGCTGTACCGCGTCCTTCTGTCCACGACCGAGCGGGGGGACGTCGTGCTCGATCCGTTCTTCGGCACCGGCACGACCGGCGCGGTGGCCCGGCGCCTGGGCCGCGAATGGATCGGCTGCGAGCGCGAGGGCACCTATCGCGATGCCGCGCTCAAGCGCATTTCGAAAGAACTGCCGCTGGACGAAAGCGCGCTGACCACGATGCAGAGCCGCAAGACTGCGCCCAAGGTTGCCTTCGGCGCGCTGGTCGAAAACGGCCTGATCGCGCCCGGCACGCAAGTGTTCGACAAGAAACGCCGCTGGACCGCCACCGTGCGCGCCGATGGCTCGATCGCTTACGGGAAGCAGACCGGCAGCATCCACGGCCTCGGCAAGGATCTGCAAGGCGCGCCAAGCTGCAACGGCTGGACCTTCTGGCACTACGAAGTCGAAGGCGAGATCAAACCCATCGACGCCGCCCGCCAGCTCTACCTCCTCGCAACGGAGGATTAA
- a CDS encoding PQQ-dependent sugar dehydrogenase, with protein sequence MLLSASCSAEPSGETGSTAAPAGDAGEPVSVLDSADFATRSFGTFDEPWAAAFAPGTAMLFVTEKSGTMKFVDTATGRTGTVAGMPDVDYGGQGGLGDVAFLPSESADTLGSRTIYLTWAEAGEGDTRGAALGKGTLACDGADACAVEGLEVIWRQQPKVTGRGHYSHRIAIAPDGQHLFLSSGDRQKMEPAQDLSNTLGSVLRLTLDGAAAPGNPFADRGSPSDQIWSYGHRNVLGLRFDAQGRLWDLEHGPAGGDELNLVERGVNYGWPVVSDGEHYNGDPIPAHATRPEFRAPAIGWTPVIAPGDFLFYSGKLWPEWEGQAIIAAMKPAGIVRVAIDGESAREAARVASENRIREIVEGPDGALWILEDGSGRLIRVTPG encoded by the coding sequence ATGCTGCTTTCCGCAAGCTGTAGTGCCGAACCGTCGGGGGAAACCGGATCGACCGCGGCCCCCGCCGGCGACGCGGGCGAGCCGGTGTCAGTGCTGGACAGCGCCGATTTCGCAACGCGATCCTTCGGCACGTTCGACGAGCCCTGGGCCGCCGCTTTCGCCCCGGGCACCGCGATGCTGTTCGTAACCGAGAAGAGCGGGACGATGAAATTCGTCGATACCGCGACCGGGCGGACCGGCACGGTCGCCGGAATGCCCGATGTCGACTATGGCGGCCAGGGCGGCCTGGGCGACGTGGCGTTCCTGCCTTCGGAAAGCGCGGATACGCTGGGCAGCCGCACGATCTATCTGACCTGGGCCGAAGCCGGTGAAGGCGACACGCGCGGCGCGGCGCTGGGCAAAGGGACGCTGGCCTGCGATGGGGCCGATGCCTGCGCTGTCGAAGGGCTGGAGGTGATCTGGCGCCAGCAGCCCAAGGTCACCGGCCGCGGGCATTATTCGCATCGGATCGCGATCGCGCCCGATGGACAGCACCTGTTCCTGTCCTCGGGCGATCGGCAGAAGATGGAGCCGGCGCAGGACCTTTCGAACACGCTTGGTTCTGTCCTGCGGCTGACGCTGGATGGCGCGGCGGCACCGGGCAATCCCTTCGCCGACCGCGGCAGCCCGTCCGACCAGATTTGGTCCTATGGCCATCGCAACGTGCTCGGCCTCAGGTTCGACGCCCAGGGGCGGCTGTGGGATCTGGAGCACGGGCCGGCGGGCGGCGACGAGCTGAATCTAGTGGAGCGCGGGGTCAACTACGGCTGGCCGGTCGTATCCGATGGCGAGCATTATAACGGCGACCCCATCCCCGCCCACGCGACCCGCCCCGAATTCCGCGCCCCGGCAATCGGCTGGACCCCGGTGATCGCACCGGGCGATTTCCTGTTCTATTCGGGCAAGCTGTGGCCCGAATGGGAAGGCCAGGCGATCATCGCGGCGATGAAGCCGGCGGGCATCGTGCGCGTCGCGATTGACGGCGAAAGCGCGCGCGAAGCGGCGCGAGTGGCCTCCGAAAACCGGATTCGCGAGATCGTGGAAGGGCCCGATGGCGCGCTGTGGATCCTCGAAGACGGCAGCGGCCGCCTGATCCGCGTGACGCCGGGCTGA
- a CDS encoding DUF1285 domain-containing protein — MPYDPPPELAGLTLDQIAEQVAQRKLPPVEQWNPEKTGDSAMRIAADGGWLHEGSPIARQAMVRAFAGLLTRDAAGRHWLVTPFEKLTIEVEDAAFIATDVVRRDGGLAFRLNTDDLVIAGPDHRLRAAGTADNPAIYLGVRRGCEARLNRSTWLQLAEIALTEGDGTQVTSGGEAFSLMPE, encoded by the coding sequence ATGCCTTACGATCCGCCTCCCGAACTCGCGGGCCTGACGCTCGATCAGATTGCCGAACAGGTCGCGCAGCGCAAGCTGCCGCCTGTCGAACAGTGGAACCCCGAAAAGACCGGCGACAGCGCGATGCGCATTGCCGCCGATGGCGGCTGGTTGCACGAAGGCAGCCCGATCGCGCGCCAGGCGATGGTGCGCGCCTTCGCCGGGCTGCTGACGCGCGATGCGGCGGGTCGGCACTGGCTCGTCACCCCGTTCGAGAAGCTGACGATAGAGGTCGAGGACGCGGCCTTCATCGCCACCGATGTCGTGCGCCGCGATGGCGGGCTGGCCTTCCGCCTCAATACCGATGACCTCGTGATCGCCGGCCCCGACCACCGCCTGCGCGCCGCCGGCACGGCGGACAATCCGGCGATCTACCTCGGCGTGCGGCGCGGGTGCGAGGCGCGGCTGAACCGGAGCACCTGGCTCCAACTCGCCGAAATCGCGCTGACCGAAGGCGACGGCACGCAAGTGACGAGCGGCGGCGAGGCGTTCTCGCTGATGCCGGAATGA
- a CDS encoding PAS domain-containing sensor histidine kinase, which translates to MSDPAAAHDDPPAEDLKDLYDNAPCGYLSLSPDGRIVKMNRTLCDWIGRNDDALLGHTVHEILSFGGKIAFETHLAPLLRLQGFVHEIALDLVDAGGNKIPVIANAAERRGEGDRHLFTRLTVFKAVDRRTFERSLIEARIKAETQAKSEHEAIELRDQFIAVLGHDLRNPLAALEAGTRLIRRCEGLGDREHLILREMDGSIVRANRLIDDVMDFARGRLGGGLAVQKIADAPLQETLEQVLAESRAIAPRREFQVSMALDRAVDCDPARIGQLASNLLGNAISHGAPDLPIVLEAHTTNDEFRLSIANGGDPIPADARDRLFEPFYRADFREGQKGLGLGLFIASEIARLHGGALDVVSDENETRFTLAIPRRDPTAIEAGKPAA; encoded by the coding sequence TTGTCTGACCCCGCAGCAGCCCACGACGACCCCCCGGCGGAGGACCTGAAGGACCTCTACGACAACGCGCCATGCGGTTACCTGTCGCTTTCGCCCGATGGCCGGATCGTCAAGATGAACAGGACCCTGTGCGACTGGATCGGGCGTAACGATGATGCGCTGCTCGGCCACACGGTGCACGAGATCCTGAGCTTCGGCGGGAAGATCGCCTTCGAAACGCACCTCGCCCCGCTGCTGCGGCTTCAGGGGTTCGTGCACGAAATCGCGCTCGATCTGGTCGATGCTGGAGGCAACAAGATACCGGTGATCGCCAATGCGGCGGAACGGCGGGGGGAGGGGGATCGGCACCTGTTCACCCGCCTCACCGTGTTCAAGGCGGTCGATCGGCGAACGTTCGAACGCAGCCTGATAGAAGCACGCATCAAGGCCGAAACGCAGGCGAAGAGCGAGCACGAGGCGATCGAACTGCGCGATCAGTTCATCGCCGTGTTGGGCCACGACTTGCGCAATCCGCTGGCCGCGCTGGAGGCCGGCACGCGCCTGATCCGGCGATGCGAGGGGCTGGGCGACCGCGAGCATCTGATCCTGCGCGAGATGGACGGCAGCATCGTGCGCGCCAACCGCCTGATCGACGACGTGATGGATTTCGCCCGCGGCAGGCTCGGCGGCGGGCTGGCGGTGCAGAAGATCGCCGATGCGCCGCTGCAGGAAACGCTGGAGCAGGTCCTGGCCGAAAGCCGCGCCATCGCTCCGCGCCGCGAGTTTCAGGTTTCGATGGCGCTTGATCGGGCAGTCGACTGCGACCCGGCGCGGATCGGTCAGCTCGCGTCCAACCTGCTCGGCAATGCCATTTCGCACGGTGCCCCGGACCTGCCGATAGTTCTGGAAGCGCACACTACGAACGACGAGTTTCGTCTGTCGATCGCCAACGGCGGCGATCCGATCCCGGCGGATGCGCGCGATCGGCTGTTCGAGCCGTTCTATCGCGCCGATTTCCGCGAAGGGCAGAAAGGGCTGGGCCTCGGCCTGTTCATCGCCAGCGAAATCGCGCGGCTGCATGGCGGCGCGCTGGACGTCGTCTCCGACGAGAACGAAACGCGCTTCACCCTGGCCATTCCCCGACGCGACCCGACCGCGATCGAGGCGGGCAAACCGGCCGCGTGA
- a CDS encoding CoA pyrophosphatase — MSALFDRLQTLFEQGHRAEIPDLLSDERFADADRTADAAVLIAVTDRPAPGVILTQRPAGMRNHPGQVAFPGGKIDPGENAIQAALREAEEELAMQRAQVRIVGATDRYQTGTGFDITPVLGVVPPDLPLVPNPGEVEAWFEAPLDIMLDRDNWTEHEVFWNGATRRYLEYHHEGFRIWGVTAAIIANLSRRIEYRALFDA, encoded by the coding sequence ATGAGCGCGCTGTTCGACCGGCTCCAGACCCTGTTCGAACAGGGGCACCGGGCCGAAATTCCCGATCTCCTGTCGGACGAACGCTTCGCCGATGCGGACCGGACGGCCGATGCTGCGGTGCTGATCGCGGTCACCGATCGCCCGGCCCCCGGCGTGATCCTGACCCAGCGCCCCGCCGGAATGCGCAATCACCCTGGCCAGGTCGCCTTTCCCGGCGGCAAGATCGACCCGGGCGAAAACGCCATCCAGGCCGCCCTGCGCGAGGCGGAGGAGGAGCTGGCGATGCAGCGGGCGCAGGTCCGCATCGTCGGCGCGACCGATCGTTACCAGACCGGCACCGGTTTCGACATCACGCCGGTTCTGGGCGTCGTCCCGCCCGATCTGCCGCTGGTGCCCAATCCGGGCGAGGTCGAGGCGTGGTTCGAGGCGCCGCTCGACATCATGCTCGACCGCGATAACTGGACCGAGCACGAGGTGTTCTGGAACGGGGCGACCCGGCGATATCTGGAATACCATCACGAAGGTTTCCGCATCTGGGGCGTGACGGCGGCGATCATCGCCAACCTGTCGCGCCGGATCGAATACCGGGCCCTGTTCGATGCCTGA
- a CDS encoding CCA tRNA nucleotidyltransferase produces the protein MPDALPRTLPQTRWTQRADLAALVEAIGPANLRWVGGAVRDTLLGDAVNDVDAATPLTPDAVIDRLRAAGIRVVPTGIEHGTVTAVLPEGNVEVTTLRRDVSTDGRRATVAFASDWRDDAARRDFTINALYAAPDTREIFDWFGGLEDLAARRVRFIGEARQRIREDHLRILRYFRFQARFGATLDPEAEEACGELAPMLKGLSRERVAAELLNLLALPDPADTVARMFALGILPVILPEAGQHGIEALRRLISAEHSAGVRRDPVRRLSALLPALPPVAETVASRLRLSRAQRERIACAAARTAADHDDPRGLAYREGRECAVDRLLINGGDIAPLMDWEVPALPLKGGEIVARGIAAGPDVARILRAVEQKWIAEGFPARDRVNRIVEEILRTF, from the coding sequence ATGCCTGACGCCCTGCCCCGGACTTTGCCCCAGACGCGCTGGACCCAGCGGGCCGATCTCGCCGCGCTGGTCGAGGCGATCGGGCCAGCGAACCTGCGCTGGGTCGGCGGCGCGGTGCGCGATACCCTGCTGGGCGATGCCGTGAACGATGTCGATGCGGCGACCCCGCTCACGCCCGATGCGGTAATCGACCGGCTGCGCGCGGCGGGCATTCGTGTGGTTCCCACCGGCATAGAGCACGGCACCGTCACCGCGGTTCTGCCCGAAGGGAATGTCGAGGTCACGACCCTGCGGCGCGACGTGTCCACCGACGGGCGCCGCGCCACCGTCGCCTTCGCAAGCGATTGGCGCGATGACGCCGCGCGCCGCGATTTCACGATCAACGCGCTCTACGCCGCGCCCGACACGCGCGAGATCTTCGACTGGTTCGGTGGGCTGGAGGATCTGGCAGCCCGCCGCGTGCGCTTTATCGGCGAGGCGCGGCAGCGCATTCGCGAAGATCACTTGCGCATCCTGCGCTATTTCCGTTTCCAGGCCCGCTTCGGTGCGACGCTCGATCCCGAGGCGGAAGAGGCCTGCGGCGAACTGGCACCGATGCTGAAAGGGCTGTCGCGAGAACGGGTCGCGGCGGAGCTGCTTAACCTCCTCGCGCTGCCCGATCCGGCGGACACCGTGGCGCGGATGTTTGCACTCGGCATTCTGCCCGTGATCCTGCCCGAAGCGGGGCAGCATGGGATCGAGGCGCTGCGACGGCTCATTTCCGCCGAACACTCGGCGGGTGTGCGGCGCGATCCCGTGCGCCGGCTGTCGGCGCTGCTGCCTGCCCTCCCTCCGGTCGCCGAAACGGTCGCCTCGCGCCTGCGGCTGTCGAGAGCACAGCGCGAGCGGATCGCCTGCGCCGCCGCACGAACCGCCGCCGACCACGACGATCCGCGTGGCCTTGCCTATCGCGAAGGGCGCGAATGCGCGGTCGACCGGCTGCTGATCAACGGGGGCGACATTGCGCCGCTGATGGATTGGGAGGTTCCCGCGCTGCCGCTGAAAGGCGGGGAGATCGTCGCCCGCGGAATCGCCGCCGGCCCCGATGTCGCCCGCATCCTGCGCGCAGTGGAACAGAAGTGGATCGCCGAAGGCTTTCCGGCGCGTGATCGGGTGAACCGTATCGTAGAAGAGATACTCCGCACTTTCTGA
- a CDS encoding ribonuclease HII → MFSATPHRSFGSAPLVVGVDEAGRGPLAGPVVAAAVALCKPRPAGLDDSKRLRAPSRARIDEAIRRRCAWGVGVVEVEDIDRLNIFGATMLAMTLAVARLAEALAREPDEVLVDGNLTPHGRRAEWRWPARAIVGGDAKEPAISAASIVAKEWRDRMMIAAAREHPHYGWDRNKGYGTRDHVEALRRHGPTPLHRRSFAPVAQMELFDISV, encoded by the coding sequence ATGTTCAGTGCAACTCCCCATCGGTCATTTGGCTCCGCGCCGCTGGTTGTCGGCGTGGACGAGGCCGGTCGTGGCCCGCTGGCGGGCCCGGTTGTGGCCGCAGCCGTCGCGCTGTGCAAGCCGCGACCGGCGGGGCTGGACGATTCCAAACGCCTCCGCGCCCCCTCGCGCGCCCGGATCGATGAAGCGATCCGGCGGCGCTGCGCCTGGGGCGTGGGCGTGGTGGAAGTCGAGGACATCGACCGCCTCAACATTTTCGGCGCAACGATGCTGGCGATGACCCTGGCGGTCGCCCGCCTGGCCGAAGCCCTTGCGCGCGAGCCGGACGAAGTGCTGGTGGACGGCAACCTGACCCCGCACGGGCGCCGCGCCGAATGGCGCTGGCCCGCGCGAGCGATCGTCGGCGGCGATGCGAAGGAACCGGCCATCTCCGCCGCCTCCATCGTGGCCAAGGAATGGCGCGACCGGATGATGATCGCCGCCGCGCGCGAACATCCGCATTACGGGTGGGACCGGAACAAGGGTTACGGCACGCGCGACCATGTCGAGGCGCTGCGCCGCCACGGCCCGACCCCGCTGCACCGCCGCAGTTTCGCGCCGGTCGCGCAGATGGAACTGTTCGACATTTCGGTGTGA
- a CDS encoding GNAT family N-acetyltransferase, translating into MATIVPLGSIDPALVEELLDRAFGPDRHARTAYRIREGTAWLPALSFAAADDEGYLVGTIQLWPVALTDPEGRAHPMIMVGPVAVVPERQQEGFGKALMLAALGALDAGALPQVMIGDADYYGRFFGFSAAPTAGWHCPGPFDPARLLVRCDNPAILPAEGMLGPWRETASERAED; encoded by the coding sequence ATGGCAACGATAGTACCCCTTGGCTCCATCGACCCCGCACTGGTCGAGGAACTGCTCGACCGGGCTTTCGGCCCGGACCGGCACGCGCGCACGGCCTATCGCATTCGCGAGGGGACGGCTTGGCTGCCCGCGCTCAGCTTCGCCGCGGCGGATGACGAGGGGTATCTGGTCGGCACGATCCAGCTATGGCCGGTCGCGCTGACCGATCCCGAGGGGCGCGCGCACCCGATGATCATGGTCGGCCCGGTCGCGGTCGTGCCCGAACGGCAGCAGGAAGGGTTCGGCAAGGCGCTGATGCTGGCCGCTCTCGGCGCGCTCGATGCTGGCGCCCTGCCGCAGGTGATGATCGGCGATGCGGATTACTATGGCCGCTTCTTCGGCTTCAGCGCCGCGCCGACGGCCGGATGGCATTGCCCGGGCCCCTTCGACCCCGCCCGCCTGCTGGTGCGGTGCGATAACCCCGCGATTCTGCCGGCAGAAGGGATGCTGGGCCCGTGGCGCGAAACGGCAAGCGAACGCGCCGAGGATTGA
- the parC gene encoding DNA topoisomerase IV subunit A, translating into MATIEDEKDPFDAIVDAPFDSALEERYLVYALSTITARSLPDLRDGLKPVHRRLLWAMRQLKLNPTDAFKKSARVVGDVIGKYHPHGDASVYDAMVRLAQDFALRYPLVEGQGNFGNIDGDNAAAYRYTEARLTKTALRLMEGLDEGTVDFIPTYNGEESEPEVFPGLFPNLLANGASGIAVGMATNIPSHNVAEVIDATLELIDNPHVEHARLMELFQGPDFATGGLVVDSPEAIAHAYETGRGSFRIRARFHAAEAEKAEDRDAGIERLGGGQWQLVVSEIPYQVPKGKLIEQVAQLIADKKLPILEDIRDESDENIRLVFVPRSRNVDPELLKESLYKLSDLETRFGLNLNVLDVSDGMGRTPMVMGLKELLTRWVQSQIDVLQRRSRHRLDQIARRLELVEGYIAAFLNLDRVIEIIRGEDEPKPVMMAEFELTERQAEAILNMRLRSLRKLEEMQLRQEKADLLKEQEELEKLLGSPARQRTRLKRDLAALRKEYAEDTPLGRRRTTIAEAAPAVEFSMDAMIEKEPVTVILSQKGWIRGARGHADLDSDWKFKEGDGPAYALHAQTTDKLLVAADDGRIFTLGADKLPGARGFGEPIRNMIDMDPEAQIVGLVVHRPKGQLLLAATTGKGFAAATEEILAETRKGRQVVNLKGGAKLRVVREIADAHDHVAVVGDNRKLVVFNLEELPMLARGQGVMLQRYRDGGLSDATTFTLADGLSWTMGGETGRTRTENEIWQWKVARGAAGRLPPQGFPKDNRF; encoded by the coding sequence ATGGCCACCATTGAAGACGAAAAAGACCCCTTCGACGCGATCGTCGATGCGCCGTTCGATTCCGCGCTGGAAGAACGCTATCTGGTCTATGCCCTGTCGACCATCACCGCGCGTTCGCTGCCCGATCTGCGCGACGGGCTGAAGCCGGTCCATCGCCGGCTGCTGTGGGCCATGCGTCAGCTCAAGCTGAACCCGACCGATGCGTTCAAGAAATCCGCCCGGGTGGTCGGCGACGTGATCGGCAAGTATCACCCGCACGGCGATGCCAGCGTTTACGATGCGATGGTCCGCCTCGCGCAGGATTTCGCCCTGCGCTATCCGCTGGTGGAAGGGCAGGGGAACTTCGGCAATATCGACGGCGATAACGCCGCCGCCTACCGCTATACCGAAGCGCGCCTGACGAAGACCGCCCTGCGCCTGATGGAGGGGCTGGACGAAGGGACGGTCGATTTCATCCCGACCTATAATGGCGAGGAAAGCGAGCCGGAGGTCTTTCCCGGCCTGTTCCCCAACCTGCTTGCCAATGGGGCCAGCGGGATCGCGGTGGGCATGGCGACCAACATCCCCAGCCACAACGTGGCCGAAGTGATCGACGCGACGCTGGAACTGATCGACAATCCGCATGTCGAACATGCCCGGCTGATGGAGCTGTTCCAGGGGCCGGATTTCGCCACCGGCGGGCTGGTGGTCGACAGCCCGGAAGCCATTGCCCACGCTTATGAAACGGGCCGCGGATCGTTCCGTATTCGCGCCCGGTTTCACGCGGCGGAGGCGGAGAAGGCCGAAGATCGCGACGCGGGGATAGAGCGGCTGGGCGGCGGGCAATGGCAGCTCGTCGTCAGCGAAATCCCCTATCAGGTGCCCAAGGGCAAGCTGATCGAACAGGTCGCCCAGCTGATCGCCGACAAGAAGCTGCCGATCCTGGAGGACATCCGCGACGAGAGCGACGAGAACATCCGGCTCGTCTTCGTGCCGCGCAGCCGCAATGTCGATCCCGAACTGCTCAAGGAATCGCTCTACAAGCTGAGCGACCTGGAAACGCGCTTCGGCCTCAATCTCAACGTGCTCGACGTGTCGGACGGCATGGGCCGAACGCCGATGGTCATGGGGCTGAAAGAACTGCTGACCCGCTGGGTGCAGAGCCAGATCGACGTGCTCCAGCGCCGCAGCCGCCATCGGCTCGACCAGATCGCCCGCCGGCTGGAACTGGTCGAAGGCTATATCGCCGCCTTCCTCAATCTCGACCGGGTGATCGAGATCATTCGGGGGGAGGACGAGCCGAAGCCGGTGATGATGGCCGAATTCGAGCTGACCGAGCGGCAGGCCGAAGCGATCCTCAACATGCGCCTGCGGTCCCTGCGCAAGCTGGAGGAAATGCAGCTGCGGCAGGAAAAGGCCGACCTGCTGAAGGAACAGGAGGAGCTGGAAAAGCTGCTCGGCAGCCCGGCCCGCCAGCGCACCCGGCTGAAGCGCGATCTGGCCGCGCTGCGCAAGGAATATGCCGAAGATACCCCGCTCGGCCGCCGTCGCACGACGATCGCCGAGGCCGCCCCCGCGGTCGAGTTCAGCATGGACGCGATGATAGAGAAGGAACCGGTCACGGTGATCCTGTCGCAGAAGGGCTGGATCCGCGGGGCCAGGGGGCACGCCGATCTCGACAGCGACTGGAAGTTCAAGGAAGGCGACGGGCCGGCCTATGCGCTCCATGCGCAGACGACCGATAAACTGCTGGTGGCGGCGGACGACGGGCGGATCTTCACCCTCGGTGCGGACAAGCTGCCGGGCGCGCGCGGGTTCGGCGAACCGATCCGCAATATGATCGACATGGACCCGGAGGCGCAGATCGTGGGCCTCGTCGTCCATCGGCCCAAGGGGCAGCTCCTGCTCGCCGCGACGACGGGCAAGGGCTTTGCCGCCGCGACCGAGGAGATCCTGGCCGAAACGCGCAAGGGGCGGCAGGTCGTCAACCTCAAGGGCGGGGCCAAGCTGCGCGTGGTGCGCGAGATTGCCGATGCACACGATCACGTCGCGGTCGTCGGCGACAATCGCAAGCTGGTGGTCTTCAATCTCGAAGAACTGCCGATGCTCGCGCGGGGCCAGGGGGTCATGCTGCAACGTTATCGCGACGGGGGGCTGAGCGACGCGACGACGTTCACCCTGGCCGATGGCCTGAGCTGGACGATGGGCGGCGAAACCGGGCGCACCCGGACGGAGAACGAGATCTGGCAATGGAAGGTCGCGCGCGGCGCCGCCGGCCGCCTGCCGCCGCAGGGCTTCCCGAAGGACAACCGGTTCTAG
- a CDS encoding type 1 glutamine amidotransferase domain-containing protein, whose product MARALILATDGFEQSELLGPRDNLEEAGIDTTIASLEDGEIRGWDQKDWGKSVKVDLTVGEVEVGDYDALVLPGGQINPDVLRMNDDAVALVRRFADAGKTVAAICHAPWLLAEAGLIDGKTVTSWPSIRTDLKNAGANVVDQEVAEDGIFITSRKPDDIPAFSKAIIARLRDGQERQAA is encoded by the coding sequence ATGGCACGCGCACTCATTCTCGCCACCGACGGCTTCGAACAGTCCGAACTTCTCGGCCCCCGCGACAATCTGGAGGAAGCCGGAATCGACACGACCATCGCCAGTCTGGAAGATGGCGAAATTCGCGGCTGGGATCAGAAGGACTGGGGCAAGAGCGTCAAGGTCGATCTTACCGTGGGCGAAGTCGAAGTCGGCGATTACGACGCGCTCGTCCTGCCCGGCGGCCAGATCAACCCGGACGTGCTGCGGATGAACGATGACGCCGTGGCGCTGGTCCGCCGCTTTGCCGACGCGGGCAAGACGGTCGCGGCGATCTGTCACGCCCCCTGGCTGCTGGCCGAAGCCGGTCTGATCGACGGCAAGACGGTGACGAGCTGGCCTTCGATCCGCACCGACCTGAAGAACGCCGGTGCCAATGTGGTCGATCAGGAAGTCGCCGAAGACGGCATTTTCATCACCAGCCGCAAACCGGACGATATTCCCGCCTTTTCGAAAGCGATCATCGCCCGGTTGCGAGACGGGCAGGAACGCCAGGCCGCCTGA
- a CDS encoding alpha/beta fold hydrolase, translated as MGPTEVFRRNNVQISGTGARTMVFAHGFGCDQTMWKDVASAFADDFRIVLFDYVGAGQSDLSQYDSARYGSLDGYAADVVEIGRALALEDAIFVGHSVSAMIGALAGIAAPGMFSDLVMVGPSPRYIDDGDYAGGFSHDQIEELLEFLAENHLGWSTAMGPTIMGNADRPELGERLTNSFCNTDPDIAREFAGVTFFSDNRDDLARVTARTLVLQCREDVIAPQCVGEYVHQNLPNSTFVMLDATGHCPNLSAPDQVIGAIRAFV; from the coding sequence ATGGGCCCAACCGAAGTATTCCGCCGCAACAATGTCCAGATCTCCGGCACGGGGGCGCGGACGATGGTCTTCGCCCACGGGTTCGGCTGCGACCAGACGATGTGGAAAGATGTAGCGAGCGCGTTCGCGGACGATTTCCGCATTGTCCTGTTCGACTATGTCGGGGCAGGGCAGTCCGATCTGAGCCAGTACGATTCCGCGCGATACGGCTCGCTCGACGGCTATGCCGCCGACGTGGTGGAAATCGGCCGCGCGCTTGCGCTGGAGGATGCGATTTTCGTCGGCCATTCGGTCAGCGCAATGATCGGCGCGCTGGCGGGAATCGCAGCGCCCGGGATGTTCTCCGACCTCGTGATGGTCGGCCCTTCGCCGCGCTATATCGACGATGGCGATTACGCCGGCGGTTTCTCGCACGACCAGATCGAGGAACTGCTGGAGTTTCTGGCAGAGAATCACCTGGGCTGGTCGACCGCGATGGGGCCGACGATCATGGGCAATGCCGACCGGCCCGAACTGGGCGAGCGGCTGACCAACAGTTTCTGCAACACCGATCCCGATATCGCGCGCGAATTTGCCGGGGTCACGTTCTTTTCCGACAACCGCGACGATCTGGCGCGGGTCACCGCGCGCACCCTGGTGCTGCAATGCCGGGAGGATGTGATCGCGCCGCAGTGCGTCGGCGAATATGTGCACCAGAACCTGCCGAACAGCACCTTCGTCATGCTCGATGCCACGGGCCACTGCCCGAACCTGAGCGCGCCAGACCAGGTTATTGGAGCGATCCGCGCCTTTGTCTGA